Proteins encoded in a region of the Halodesulfovibrio marinisediminis DSM 17456 genome:
- the dnaA gene encoding chromosomal replication initiator protein DnaA, with the protein MIDIWGQIREILQESLNPGIFKVWISPLQAEVDGNAIRLTASNDFVASWVRERLVNDIAEAATTVMGERPTITVVAGAAKAVVTPKAQAKSAAPKSAPVPEPQIASAPVLFGADNRRAVQQQLPVEQTLVSKALDWRFDFDSFVVGPSNDLAFAASQGITRDSLSCNTLFLSSAPGLGKTHLMQAVGGQLCKHSNRVNPRVEYLTAEEFATGLVTSLKHRDTERFKARYRDIDLLLLEDVHFLQGKERMQDEVLATIKSLQSRGSRVVLSSSFAPRDLKDVDNQLVSRFCSGFLAVIDKPDFETRRDILCKKARLYQVDLPENVTDLLAENIHSDVRQIESCLHNLILKARILNERISMDMAWDVIGHYASREVVMNMDSIIRCVCSCFDLSFDQLNSRSRKRELVTARNTIFYLARKHTDLSLKQIGLQFNRRHSTVLKGITNLEREMSRSTPTGRQVSNTVKMIEKNGRISAP; encoded by the coding sequence ATGATTGATATTTGGGGTCAAATCCGAGAAATTCTACAAGAAAGCCTTAACCCTGGCATTTTCAAAGTATGGATTTCACCGTTACAAGCAGAAGTCGATGGCAATGCCATCCGGCTGACAGCTTCTAATGATTTCGTAGCATCATGGGTGCGTGAGCGCCTGGTGAACGATATCGCTGAAGCTGCGACTACTGTTATGGGTGAACGTCCTACTATTACAGTTGTTGCGGGTGCGGCTAAAGCAGTTGTAACGCCGAAAGCGCAAGCCAAAAGTGCTGCGCCGAAATCTGCACCTGTACCTGAACCGCAGATAGCTTCTGCACCGGTACTTTTTGGTGCTGATAACAGACGTGCCGTACAGCAGCAGCTTCCTGTAGAACAGACGCTGGTTTCTAAAGCCCTCGACTGGAGATTTGATTTCGACAGCTTTGTAGTTGGTCCAAGCAACGACCTTGCATTCGCTGCATCACAGGGGATTACACGCGATTCTCTTTCTTGTAATACGCTTTTTTTGAGTTCAGCTCCGGGACTTGGTAAAACACACCTCATGCAGGCTGTGGGCGGCCAGCTTTGTAAACATAGTAACCGTGTTAACCCAAGAGTTGAATATCTCACTGCTGAAGAATTTGCGACCGGCCTCGTAACTTCTCTGAAGCATCGTGATACTGAACGGTTTAAAGCTCGTTACCGTGATATTGATCTTCTTTTGCTTGAAGATGTCCACTTCCTTCAGGGCAAAGAACGCATGCAGGATGAAGTTCTTGCAACAATTAAATCTCTCCAGTCCCGCGGTTCCCGCGTGGTGCTGTCCAGTTCTTTTGCTCCACGTGATCTGAAAGATGTTGATAATCAGCTTGTTTCCCGTTTCTGCTCAGGGTTCCTTGCTGTTATTGATAAGCCGGACTTTGAAACACGTCGCGATATTCTCTGCAAAAAAGCACGTCTGTATCAGGTAGATTTGCCAGAAAACGTGACTGATTTACTTGCAGAAAACATTCATTCAGATGTACGTCAGATTGAGAGCTGCTTGCACAACCTTATTCTGAAAGCTCGCATTCTGAACGAACGAATTTCTATGGACATGGCATGGGACGTTATTGGGCATTATGCATCCCGTGAAGTCGTAATGAACATGGATTCCATTATACGTTGTGTATGTAGCTGTTTTGATCTTTCATTTGATCAGCTTAACTCACGCAGCCGTAAGCGTGAGCTGGTAACAGCGCGCAACACCATCTTCTATCTTGCTCGTAAGCACACTGATCTTTCTTTGAAGCAGATCGGTTTGCAGTTCAACCGTCGCCATTCAACCGTGTTGAAAGGCATTACAAACCTTGAACGTGAAATGAGTCGTAGCACACCGACTGGTCGTCAGGTGTCTAATACTGTGAAGATGATTGAGAAGAATGGACGAATTTCCGCCCCCTGA
- a CDS encoding YebC/PmpR family DNA-binding transcriptional regulator, with translation MAGHSKWANIKHRKGRQDAVRSKQFTRAAKEIIIAAKVSGDVANNPRLRSAIAAAKAVNLPKDKIENAIKKGTGELAGGDIHEITYEGYGPGGVAILIEVASDNKNRIVAEVRHTLNKGNGNMGEAGSVAWMFDNKGQIIIKKDAVSEEQVMDLGLEAGAEDIIEEAEEWDIRCEPSDLEAVRTAFEEAGIAIESAERAKVPQNTIELDAEGAKKMLRLIDLLEENDDVQNVFTNMDVSDEVMAELNAE, from the coding sequence ATGGCTGGACATAGTAAATGGGCTAACATTAAGCACCGTAAGGGGCGTCAGGACGCAGTTCGTTCTAAGCAGTTCACCCGCGCAGCAAAAGAGATCATCATTGCTGCTAAAGTTAGTGGCGACGTTGCAAACAACCCGCGTCTTCGTTCTGCTATTGCTGCTGCTAAAGCAGTAAACCTGCCTAAAGATAAAATTGAAAACGCAATCAAAAAAGGTACCGGCGAACTTGCTGGTGGCGATATCCACGAGATTACCTATGAAGGTTACGGTCCAGGTGGTGTAGCTATCCTTATCGAGGTTGCTTCTGATAACAAGAACCGTATCGTTGCTGAAGTGCGCCACACCTTGAACAAAGGTAACGGTAACATGGGTGAAGCTGGTTCTGTTGCTTGGATGTTCGACAATAAAGGTCAGATCATCATCAAGAAGGATGCCGTTAGCGAAGAACAGGTAATGGATCTTGGTCTTGAAGCTGGTGCTGAAGACATCATCGAAGAAGCAGAAGAATGGGATATCCGTTGTGAACCAAGCGATTTGGAAGCAGTTCGTACTGCTTTTGAAGAAGCTGGCATCGCAATCGAATCCGCAGAGCGTGCTAAGGTCCCTCAGAACACCATTGAACTCGATGCTGAAGGCGCTAAAAAAATGCTCCGTCTGATCGATCTCCTTGAAGAAAATGATGACGTACAGAACGTGTTCACAAACATGGACGTTTCTGACGAAGTAATGGCTGAACTTAACGCTGAATAA
- the ruvC gene encoding crossover junction endodeoxyribonuclease RuvC: MTVNRVLGIDPGSRVMGWGVIEEISGVAKLVDCGAIRATDKDFARRMGVIFKELNAIVQLHKPTVAAVENVFTAQNPASALKLGQARGVALAACAANDIEVFSYEPTKIKQTIVGGGRAAKEQVAFMVAQILGVKKPSWALDTSDALAAAVCHLNTSRYSRYL, translated from the coding sequence TTGACTGTTAATCGAGTGCTTGGCATTGACCCTGGTTCCCGTGTGATGGGGTGGGGCGTAATTGAAGAGATTTCCGGTGTGGCAAAATTAGTAGACTGTGGAGCAATTCGAGCTACAGATAAAGATTTTGCACGGCGTATGGGGGTGATCTTTAAAGAGCTCAATGCCATTGTGCAATTGCATAAACCAACCGTTGCGGCGGTGGAAAACGTCTTTACTGCGCAAAACCCGGCATCAGCGTTAAAGCTTGGTCAGGCTCGAGGGGTTGCTCTCGCAGCATGTGCTGCAAACGATATTGAAGTTTTCAGCTATGAGCCAACAAAAATTAAGCAGACCATCGTGGGTGGTGGACGCGCAGCTAAAGAGCAGGTTGCTTTTATGGTTGCGCAGATTCTGGGTGTGAAAAAGCCAAGCTGGGCATTAGATACATCCGATGCACTTGCCGCCGCTGTCTGTCATCTCAATACAAGTCGTTATTCAAGATATCTTTAA
- the ruvB gene encoding Holliday junction branch migration DNA helicase RuvB, with protein METDQNICMDESVRPSSLDDFIGQEELRQNLKVYIQAAKTRGQAMDHTMFYGNPGLGKTTLSQIMAEELGVNIVSTSGPVLERSGDLAAILTNLGRNDILFVDEIHRMPISVEEVLYPAMEDFKLDLVIGQGPGARTVKIDLEPFTLVGATTRIGLLSSPLRDRFGVICRLEFYTPQELATIVTRTARILGVDIAPDGALEIGRRSRGTPRIANRLLRRVRDFATVKGGVVVDAELANSALKMMDVDESGLDQMDRKLLSVLIEHYGGGPVGAKTLAVACSEDVKTIEDIYEPYLIQCGFIKRTHRGRIATAKAYRHLNFLA; from the coding sequence ATGGAGACTGATCAGAATATCTGCATGGACGAATCCGTCCGTCCTTCGTCTCTTGATGACTTTATCGGTCAGGAAGAGCTGCGTCAGAATTTGAAAGTATACATTCAGGCTGCAAAGACGCGTGGTCAGGCGATGGACCATACCATGTTCTATGGTAACCCTGGGCTTGGTAAGACAACGTTGTCGCAGATTATGGCAGAAGAGCTTGGGGTTAATATTGTTTCAACTTCAGGGCCTGTGCTGGAACGCAGTGGTGACTTGGCTGCTATTTTAACGAACTTGGGACGTAACGACATTTTGTTCGTGGATGAAATCCACCGCATGCCAATAAGTGTTGAAGAAGTGCTGTACCCTGCGATGGAAGATTTTAAGCTCGATCTTGTTATCGGTCAGGGGCCGGGAGCTCGTACTGTAAAGATTGACTTGGAGCCCTTCACTCTGGTAGGAGCCACAACCCGCATCGGATTATTATCTTCACCGCTGCGCGATCGTTTCGGCGTAATTTGCCGACTGGAGTTTTACACTCCGCAAGAGCTTGCAACTATTGTAACCCGTACAGCACGCATTTTAGGCGTTGATATCGCACCGGACGGCGCTTTGGAAATAGGTCGTCGTTCTCGTGGTACGCCTCGTATTGCCAACAGACTGCTGCGCCGTGTTCGCGACTTTGCAACCGTTAAGGGTGGAGTGGTAGTTGATGCTGAACTGGCAAACAGCGCTTTGAAGATGATGGACGTTGACGAAAGCGGTCTTGATCAGATGGACAGAAAGTTACTGAGTGTTCTTATTGAGCATTACGGTGGCGGGCCTGTCGGTGCAAAAACACTGGCTGTTGCTTGTTCTGAAGACGTTAAGACGATTGAAGATATTTACGAGCCGTATCTTATTCAATGCGGTTTTATTAAGCGTACTCATCGTGGCCGAATTGCTACAGCCAAGGCGTATCGTCATCTAAATTTTTTGGCATAG
- a CDS encoding helix-turn-helix domain-containing protein, translating to MHENKAYREIAPRLVGLREAVDMTVEQLAEKIGVKPEVVALYEEGETEIPVSYLKDIATVCGVDLTSLITGQEGHLHDYTLVRKGEGLSVERRKDYDYFNLAARFTNKKMEPFLVTVPAKDLNELTWNEHSGQEFIYLLEGKLEVWLDQTRHKLEAGDSIYFDSRIPHALRGLDGESATFLDVIS from the coding sequence ATGCACGAGAATAAAGCATATAGAGAAATTGCTCCCCGCTTGGTAGGGCTTCGTGAAGCTGTAGATATGACAGTCGAACAGCTCGCCGAGAAAATCGGAGTTAAGCCGGAAGTCGTAGCACTGTACGAAGAAGGTGAAACCGAGATTCCTGTTAGCTACTTAAAAGATATTGCAACTGTCTGTGGTGTTGACCTTACTTCTCTGATCACTGGTCAGGAAGGTCACCTGCATGATTATACTCTTGTGCGCAAAGGTGAAGGACTCAGCGTTGAGCGCCGTAAAGATTATGATTATTTCAACCTTGCTGCACGTTTTACTAATAAAAAGATGGAACCGTTTCTTGTAACTGTTCCTGCTAAAGATTTAAACGAGCTTACTTGGAACGAGCACAGCGGGCAGGAATTCATTTATCTGCTCGAAGGCAAGTTAGAAGTATGGCTTGATCAGACACGCCATAAACTCGAAGCCGGTGATTCCATTTACTTTGATTCACGTATTCCTCATGCATTACGTGGGCTTGATGGGGAATCAGCGACTTTTCTCGACGTGATTAGCTAG
- the thyX gene encoding FAD-dependent thymidylate synthase has translation MPQKTCRVELVASTPDPMAVIYAAFRQCYHAGFVGDMHTKLVDGEIPAEKQAAFIRKVMESGHASPIEHVSFTFAIEGVSRALTHQLVRHRIASYSQQSQRYVDGSNFDYILPPAFAKISEAKARFEKFLDEVGDAYQELKKILEDNGRGEKAKEDARFVLPQATESKIVVTMNCRSLINFFEHRCCTRAQWEIREMANQMLEICRKELPCVFEDAGARCEKLKYCPEGEKFTCGRYPLP, from the coding sequence ATGCCTCAGAAAACATGCAGGGTAGAACTTGTTGCCTCAACTCCAGACCCAATGGCAGTTATTTATGCAGCGTTCAGGCAGTGCTACCATGCAGGCTTTGTGGGCGACATGCACACCAAGCTTGTAGATGGAGAGATTCCCGCAGAAAAACAGGCTGCTTTTATCCGTAAGGTTATGGAGTCCGGTCATGCCAGCCCAATAGAGCATGTTTCTTTTACCTTCGCTATAGAAGGTGTTTCCCGTGCCTTAACACATCAACTTGTCCGCCATCGCATCGCATCTTATTCCCAGCAGAGCCAGCGCTATGTTGACGGTAGTAATTTCGACTACATTCTGCCGCCTGCTTTTGCAAAGATTTCTGAAGCAAAAGCACGTTTTGAGAAATTTTTAGATGAAGTCGGTGATGCCTATCAGGAATTAAAAAAGATTCTTGAAGATAACGGACGAGGCGAAAAGGCAAAAGAAGATGCCCGCTTTGTGTTACCGCAAGCTACAGAATCCAAAATTGTAGTAACAATGAACTGTCGAAGCCTTATCAATTTCTTTGAGCACCGCTGTTGTACCCGTGCACAGTGGGAGATTAGAGAGATGGCGAATCAGATGCTGGAAATTTGTCGCAAAGAGTTGCCGTGTGTCTTCGAAGATGCGGGTGCCCGCTGTGAGAAGTTGAAGTATTGCCCTGAAGGGGAGAAGTTCACCTGCGGGCGTTATCCACTTCCATAA
- a CDS encoding RlmE family RNA methyltransferase codes for MKKYRDHYFLRAKKDNYPARSVYKLKEIDKRFGIFSKGMKVLDLGAAPGSWSLGAAEKVGPDGLVIGADIQTTETEFPPNVRFMQEDVFERSQEFEDVLAEIMPFDVVISDMAPKTTGHKFTDQARSAELCYEALNVACYCLKPNGSFIVKIFMGPDVQAYATSMRKYFKSVKSFKPKSSRDESKEIFYIGLGFNGKKFEYEY; via the coding sequence ATGAAAAAATATCGTGATCATTACTTCCTGCGGGCGAAGAAAGATAACTATCCCGCACGATCAGTATATAAGCTTAAAGAAATTGATAAGCGTTTTGGTATCTTCTCCAAAGGGATGAAGGTTCTCGACCTTGGTGCTGCTCCTGGGTCATGGTCGCTTGGTGCTGCTGAAAAAGTGGGACCGGACGGACTTGTTATCGGTGCTGACATTCAGACCACTGAAACAGAATTCCCACCAAACGTACGCTTTATGCAGGAAGACGTTTTTGAGCGTTCTCAGGAGTTTGAAGACGTACTTGCCGAGATTATGCCGTTTGATGTGGTGATCAGCGATATGGCACCTAAAACAACAGGCCATAAATTTACAGATCAGGCTCGTTCTGCCGAGCTCTGTTATGAAGCGCTTAATGTGGCTTGCTACTGCTTGAAGCCTAATGGCAGCTTTATTGTAAAAATCTTTATGGGGCCTGATGTGCAGGCATACGCAACTTCTATGCGTAAGTATTTCAAAAGCGTGAAGTCTTTTAAACCAAAAAGCTCTCGTGATGAAAGTAAGGAAATTTTCTACATCGGTCTTGGATTTAACGGAAAGAAATTCGAATACGAATACTAA
- the ruvA gene encoding Holliday junction branch migration protein RuvA, translating into MIAYIEGKIAETTEQSVIIVTEGGVGYEVRLPAHTMNRVPAKGGDIAVFVYTVVREDALELYGFESWDERQMYTTLISISKVGGKTALGILSVFRPDDLRRIVFEEDINALTQVSGIGKKGAQHIFLELKYKLKVDEMPVVSGKDDAPVTSVYRDALDGLANLGYAEDEAAPLLKTILKNEPDLDVGSALRSALKALAKG; encoded by the coding sequence ATGATCGCATATATCGAAGGTAAAATTGCAGAGACAACGGAGCAGAGTGTCATCATCGTTACAGAAGGCGGTGTTGGGTACGAAGTCCGTTTGCCAGCTCATACTATGAACCGAGTGCCTGCTAAGGGCGGTGACATCGCAGTCTTTGTCTACACCGTTGTACGTGAAGACGCATTGGAACTGTATGGCTTCGAATCATGGGATGAGCGCCAGATGTACACCACGCTGATTTCTATTTCCAAGGTTGGTGGTAAAACAGCGCTGGGAATTTTGTCTGTATTCCGTCCGGATGATTTGCGCCGTATTGTTTTTGAAGAAGATATTAATGCGCTAACACAAGTTTCCGGTATCGGGAAAAAGGGCGCACAGCATATTTTTCTTGAGTTAAAGTACAAGCTTAAAGTGGATGAAATGCCTGTTGTTTCCGGCAAGGACGATGCTCCAGTCACAAGCGTGTACCGTGATGCTTTGGATGGCCTTGCTAACCTTGGCTACGCCGAAGATGAGGCGGCTCCTTTACTCAAAACTATTTTGAAAAATGAGCCGGATCTTGATGTGGGCAGCGCTCTACGTAGTGCGCTTAAAGCTCTTGCAAAGGGATAA
- a CDS encoding AMP-binding protein: MKKFSSSSYEEFVHEFNLDVPENFNFAYDVLDSIADEDPERLAMVHVDDSGTRNDYSFAWFQEQSAKLAGALEAQGLKKGDRVMLILYRRVEFWVSMLACHRLGLVPVPSPSQLTVKDIDFRVRRAAIRGMIVEDSVAERVEAARATCPSLSCLVQAGGDSVADGWHAYDELVASGPSEFPRPQEPERNSGGNDPLLIFFSSGTTGMPKMVEHIHTYPLGHYVTGAYWHDLEPGDLHLTLADTGWGKAVWGKFYGQWMAGAAVFVWDFRGKFEPAELLEQLAEHKVTTFCAPPTVYRFLIRQDLAKYDLSALRHCTTAGELLNDSVFHEWKKITGLPIYEGYGQTETTLQILTLPCMEAKPGSIGRPAPCWDVVLMDSEGNICEPGQEGEICVKTSDGAPVGLFAGYLEDPEKTASVMFDGYYHTGDKAWMDEDGYFWFLGRVDDLIKSSGYRIGPFEVESALVAHPAVIEAAVTGVPDELRGQLVKATVVLAPNYTESEELTKELQNHVKKVTAPYKYPRIINYVKELPKTISGKIRRVEIRQQDANAD; this comes from the coding sequence ATGAAAAAGTTTTCCAGTTCCAGCTATGAAGAGTTTGTACACGAGTTTAACCTAGATGTTCCTGAAAATTTCAACTTCGCATATGATGTGTTGGATTCCATAGCGGATGAAGATCCAGAGCGTCTTGCTATGGTGCATGTTGATGATTCAGGTACTCGCAATGACTACTCTTTTGCATGGTTTCAGGAACAATCTGCAAAACTTGCTGGCGCGTTAGAAGCTCAGGGTCTCAAAAAAGGCGACAGAGTTATGCTTATTCTGTACCGCCGAGTTGAGTTCTGGGTGTCCATGCTTGCTTGCCATAGGCTTGGACTTGTGCCGGTTCCGTCTCCCTCACAGTTGACTGTAAAAGATATTGATTTCCGCGTCCGTCGCGCTGCTATCCGCGGTATGATCGTTGAAGATTCTGTGGCGGAACGTGTTGAAGCTGCACGTGCAACCTGTCCTTCTCTTAGCTGCCTCGTTCAGGCTGGCGGCGATTCTGTCGCAGATGGATGGCATGCATATGATGAACTTGTGGCATCCGGACCGTCAGAGTTCCCTCGTCCACAGGAGCCGGAGCGTAATTCAGGTGGAAATGATCCACTGCTCATTTTCTTCTCATCCGGTACTACCGGTATGCCGAAGATGGTTGAACACATTCACACTTACCCGTTGGGACATTACGTTACCGGTGCTTACTGGCACGATCTGGAACCGGGTGATCTTCACCTGACACTGGCTGATACCGGTTGGGGTAAGGCCGTTTGGGGTAAATTCTATGGACAGTGGATGGCTGGTGCCGCCGTGTTCGTATGGGATTTCCGCGGTAAATTTGAGCCTGCTGAATTGCTTGAGCAGTTAGCAGAGCATAAAGTTACCACCTTCTGTGCGCCTCCAACTGTATATCGTTTCCTCATTCGACAGGATCTCGCTAAGTATGACTTATCAGCACTTCGCCATTGCACAACAGCAGGCGAATTGCTGAACGACAGTGTGTTCCACGAATGGAAGAAGATCACCGGATTGCCAATTTATGAAGGGTATGGACAAACAGAGACTACTCTCCAAATCCTTACTCTCCCTTGCATGGAAGCAAAACCAGGTTCTATCGGAAGACCTGCACCGTGTTGGGATGTTGTACTTATGGATTCTGAAGGCAACATCTGTGAACCGGGTCAGGAAGGTGAAATCTGTGTAAAAACTTCTGACGGCGCCCCCGTAGGGCTGTTTGCTGGTTACCTTGAAGATCCGGAAAAAACCGCTTCTGTAATGTTCGATGGCTATTACCACACTGGTGATAAGGCATGGATGGATGAAGATGGATACTTCTGGTTCTTAGGTCGTGTTGATGACCTTATTAAATCTTCAGGCTACCGTATCGGACCTTTCGAAGTAGAATCTGCGCTTGTTGCGCATCCAGCTGTTATTGAAGCAGCGGTAACTGGTGTACCGGATGAACTGCGCGGTCAGCTGGTTAAAGCAACTGTAGTGCTGGCTCCAAACTACACTGAGTCCGAAGAACTGACCAAAGAGCTGCAGAACCATGTTAAGAAGGTTACTGCGCCGTATAAATACCCGCGTATCATCAACTACGTGAAGGAACTGCCGAAGACTATCTCCGGTAAAATCCGTCGTGTTGAGATTCGCCAGCAGGATGCTAATGCTGATTAA